AGGTGCGCATCAACGAGAACCGGATCCCCGTCGAGCACCGCATCGATCATCCTGTCGACCCCGAGACCATCGCCATCCTCCTCGCGAAGGTGCCCGAGTTCCGCCGCGCCTACGAGCCCGACGGCATGACCGTCGACGAGTTCGCGGACTTCGGTGCCACGCGGCGCACCCTGCGCCAGTTCCTCGAAGCGGATGCCGCGCTCGAGGCGCTCGTGCGCGACATCCTGGTTCCCGCTCCCTGACACGACTCGGCAACCGCTGAAGGCACGCACTCACCGACGGCTCGAGCGGGTCAGCGCCTAGACTGATCGGGCACGCGCGGGAGTGGTGAAATCGGCAGACACGCAGGATTTAGGTTCCTGTGCCTTCGGGCGTGTGGGTTCAAGTCCCACCTTCCGCACTCGATAGCGCGTCGGCTGCGCGGCCCGCGCAGCGAGGAAATCACCGAGGGAAGCACCGACGGTGTCCACGTCAGCGGCTGTCGGCGGCTCCTTGTCAGTCCACGTAGTCGGAGACGTGCACCGTCGCGGCATCCGCTTCGATGCTGAACGCCTCGGCAGCACTGCAGATGGCGCGAGCGCGCGCGATGCGGGGCAGGTCGCTGCCGTCGCGGATGCCGTGGCGCTCGAGTGTCTCGAGCACGTCGAGGGCCCACGCGAGCTCGTCGCCAGAGGGGCTGAGTGCCGTGTTCACCGCGGCGACCTGCTCCTCGCGGAGGCAGAGCCGGCCGGTCATGCCGAGGGATGCTGCATGCCGTGAGGCGCGCCCGAGCACCGAGGGGTCGCGTGGCACGGTGGGTCCGTCGATCGGGCCGGGCAGGCCCGCTGCACGACTCGTGCTCACGAGGCGCGACCGCGCATAGAGCAGCGCGAGCGGGTCGTCGGCCGCGCCGGTGTCGCGGCGGAAGTCGCCGCTGCCGAACGCGAGCCGGCTCACGCCGGGAGCCTGGGCGATGTCGAGCGCCGCTTCGACGCCGCGCGCGCTCTCGACCAAGGCGACGATCGGCAGCTCGTCATCGAGGGCGTCCAACGTGCGACGCACGTGGTCTGGCGCCTCGACCTTCGCGAGCATGACGCCCGTGACGAGCTCGCTGCCGCGACCGCGGATCAGCGCGACATCCGTTCGCCACTCATCGGATGCCGCATCGCCGATGCGCACCCAGGGGCGCAGCCCTGAATCGGCGGCCGCGACGAGGGCACGACGTGCGCGACCCTTGTCGGCGCCCGCGACGCCGTCTTCGAGATCGACGATCACCACATCGGCGGCGGATGTCGCGACGCGGTCTGCGAGGTCGGGCACGGAGCCCGGCACGAGCAGCCACGAACGGGCGAGCCCGACGGGCACCGCGGATGCGGTGCCCGTCGGGGCCGTGACGGCTGACTCAGCGGCCACTGGCCTGCCCAGCCTTCTCCTGCTCCAGGTCACCCACGATCGCGGCGATCGCCTCGGTCGACGGGCGCTCCTCGCGCTCGAGCTCGGCCTGCTCGTCGGGCGAGAGGTGGTCGTCGACGCTCATCGTCGACTCGTCGAACGGCCGGTCGCCGGCGAGCACGCTCGTCAGCTGCTCGCGATCGAGTTGCTTCGTCCATGTGCCCACGAGCAGCGTCGCGACGGCGTTGCCGGTGAAGTTCGTGAGCGCGCGTGCCTCGGACATGAAGCGGTCGATGCCCACGATCACGCCGACGCCGTCGACGAGGTCGGGGCGGTGGGCCTGCAGACCGCCGGCGAGCGTCGCGAGGCCCGCGCCGGTGACGCCGGCGGCACCCTTCGAGGCGACGATCATGAAGAGCAGCAAGCCGATCTGCTCGCCGATCGAGAGCGGCGTGCCCATGGCGCTCGCGATGAACAGCGAGGCCATCGTGAGGTAGATCGCGGTGCCGTCGAGGTTGAACGAGTAGCCCGTCGGCACGGTGATGCCCGCGACCGACTTCGAGACGCCCACGTGCTCCATCTTCGCGATGAGGCGCGGCAGGGCGACCTCGCTCGACGACGTCGACACGATGAGGAGGTACTCGCGACCGAGGTACTTCATCATGCGGAAGATGTTGACCCGGGCGACGGCCCACAGGAGCGATCCGAGCACGCCCACGATGAAGATCGCGCACGTGATGTAGAAGGCGATCATGAGGGTGCCGAGGCTGATGACGGCCGCGATGCCCGTGTTGCCCACGACCGCGGCGATCGCGCCGAACGCACCGATCGGTGCAACCCACATGATCATCGCGAGGATGCGGAACACCAGAGCCTGGATGTGGCGGATCGCTCCGAGGATCGGCGTGCCCTTCGATCCCATCCTCTGCAGGGCGAAGCCGACGAGCAGCGCCACGAACAGCACCTGCAGGATGTTGCCATCGGTGAGCGAGGACAGCATCGACACGGGGATGATCCCGAGGAGGAACTCGGTCGTGGTCTTCGGCTCGAGCGTGCTCGTGTCGTACGAGGCGCCGGTGATGTTGAGGCCCTCACCCGGGTGGATGATGTTGCCGACGACGAGGCCGATGCCGAGCGCGAAGGTCGACATGACCATGAAGTACAGCAGTGCCAGGCCGCCGACCTTGCCGACGGTCGCCGCTTTCGCGATCGATCCGACGCCGAGCACGATCGTGCAGAAGATGATCGGGGCGATCATCATCTTGATGAGCAGCACGAACGCGTCGCCGATCGGCTTCAAGCCGACCGCGAACTCGGGAACGACGAGTCCCACCGTGATACCGGCGAGCACGGCCACGATGACCGCGATGTAGAGGTAGTGGGAGGAGTCGATCCTCCGCCGGGGCTTCGTGCCCTCGGTGCGAGACTGGAGCGCCATTGCCGTCCCTTGCCTTCCTTGGTCGTCATCGCCGGTCGGCGACGAACTGCGGGGTATCGACCAAGGATGCGATGACGGATGCCGCGGCATCCGCTTGTGTTCATACTGTTCGCGGTGCACGCCCGCCTCCGCCTGTCTAGAGTGATGACGGGCAGCGTTGCGAGGTGAGAATGAAGCAGTGGATCCGGGACTGGAGCATCGCCGCGAAGCTCTTCGCCCTCCAGCTCGTGATGATCGTGGCGCTCGCGACGCTCGCCGTCGTCTGGATCTGGGCCGACGCCCGTACCGACGTCGAGCGGGATGCCGCCGCGAAGAGCCTCGCGGTGGCCGAGACCCTCGCCGCCGACCCGTTCGTCGAGACCTCCCTCGGCACAGGCGATCCGACGGCTCGCCTGCAGCCGTATGCGGTCGAGGTGATGGCCGACGCCGGCGTGGACTTCATCACGATCATGGCGCCCGACCGCACCCGCTACACGCATCCAGACCCCGCGCAGATCGGCAAGGAGTTCCTCGGCAACATCGACCGCGCCCTCGAGGGCGACGCGTTCACGGAGACGTACACCGGCACCCTCGGCCCGTCGGTGCGAGCGGTCGTGCCGGTCGAGACCGATGCGGGTGACGTGATCGCGCTCGTCGCCGTCGGCGTCACCGTCTCGAACACCGAGGTCGCGCTCGGCGGCCGCGTCGCGACCGTCATCGGCGCGGCCCTCGCGATGACCGGCATCGGGGCGGTCATCGCGTGGCTCCTCAGCCGGTACCTGCGGCGCGTCACGTGGGGGCGCGGCGCAGAGGAGATGAGCCGCATGTTCTCGTACTACGAGGGCGTGCTGCACTCCATCGGCGAGGGCCTCGTGCTGCAGGACCGGTCGAACGCGATCGTGCTCTACAACGACCGCGCCGCCGAACTGCTGGGGTTGCCGCGGCGCGAGCGCCGGGATCCGGGCCACGTGGTCCCGCTCGCCGATCTCGACCTTCCGCCCGCCGTCGCCGAGGTGTTCGGGCGCAGTGACGCGGTCGTCGACGAGATCGCGATCACCCCGACGCACGTGCTCGTGATCGATCGCGACGTCATCGTCTCGCAGGAACGCGGTCGGGGCGGCGGCCTCATCGGATCCGTGACGACTCTCCGCGACCACACCGAGCTGCAGGAGCTCACCGGCGAGCTCGAGACGATGACGACGCTCTCCGATGCGCTCCGCTCGCAAGCGCACGAGTTCGCGAACCGGCTGCACACGATCATCGCGCTCATCGAACTCGATCGGGCAGCGGATGCCGCGGCCCTCGCGAGCTCTGAGCTCGCCCTCAGCCAGGCGCTCGCCGACCGCCTGCTGTCGGCCGTCGAGGAACCCGTGCTCCTCGCGCTGCTGCTCGGCAAGGCCGCGCAGGCCAGCGAACGCGGCATCGCGTTCGACATCGACCTGCCCGCCCGGCTCGAGGCGACGTCGGTGCCCGCTCGCGACCTCATCACGATCGTCGGCAACCTCATCGACAACGCGCTCGACGCGGCGGCGGCGACCCCGACGCCTCGCGTCGACGTCGCCGTCGAGCTGATGGCCGGCGAACTGCGCATCGCGGTGAGCGACAGCGGTGGCGGGCCCGCCGATGCCGATCGCGTCTTCGATCTCGGCGTCACCACGAAGCGAGCGGCGGGGCACGGCATCGGGCTCGCGCTCGTGCGGCAGACCGTCGTGCGTCTCGGCGGCCGCATCGGCGTGCACGGGTCGACGTTCGAGGTGACGCTTCCGGTCACCACGCCGTCATCGGCGCCGGCTGCCGCAGCGCAGGAGGTTCCGGATGTCTGAGCCGCACGTGTCTCAACCGATCCGGGTGCTCGTCGTCGAAGACGAGCCCGTCACCGCAGATGCGCACGCCGCCTACCTCGCGCGGGTCGACGGATTCACCGTCGCCGGCATCGCGCACACGGGCCACGAGGCGATCCGGCTGCTCCGCGACTCGAGGGAAGGCCGCATTCCCCCGATCGACCTCATCCTCCTCGACGTGAACCTGCCCGACACGACGGGCATCGACCTGTGCCGCTCGCTCCGTGCGTCGGGCATCGAGATCGACGTGATCGCCGTCACCGCGGTGCGCGACGCCGCGGTCGTGCGCTCGGCCGTCTCACTCGGCATCGTGCAATATCTCATCAAGCCGTTCAACTTCGCGGCCTTCGCCGAGAAGCTGCAGGCCTACCGCGACTACCACGGACGCGTTGGTTCCGCCGTCGTCACCGACCAGCAGGAGGTGGATGCCTCGTTCGCGGCGCTTCGCACCTCATCGAGCGCCGACCTCCCCAAGGGCCTCACGCGCGAGACCCTCGATCGGGTGCGCGTCGCCGTGCGCGACTCCCCCGCCGGCGCGATGTCGGCCGCCGAGCTCGCCGCCGAGCTCGACCTCTCTCGCGTCACCGCTCGCCGTTACCTGGAGCACCTCGCCGACACCGGCATCGTCGAACGAGCGGGCCGCTACGGAACCCCCGGCCGGCCCGAGGTCGAGTACCGCCGTCGCTGAGGCCCGCTCGTTCCGCGCAACCCAGGGCACGACGGCATGAATCAGGCGCAGCGCAAGCCTCTGTCGGTCGGCGGCCCGTCGAGATACGTTCGTGCCACCAGTGGTATGTACGTGTCACGAGAGGAACGTGATCATGGCTGATTTCGTCGACCCGATCGAGGAACCGCAGACGCACCTCGACCGCGACGCTGACGCACCGCTCGATCCGGATCTGGACAACGAGGATCTGCTCACCTCGGCCGAAGCCGACCGGCGCGCGGCGGCGGCCGGTACGAAGCCTGAGGACGGCACCGAGGTGACGAGCGCGAGCGAGGGCGATCCGATGGACGACACAACGCCCGTCGACAACCTCGAATAGGCATTACGAAGCCGCCGCCGCTCGTCACGCGCGCGGCGGCCCGGCGCGCACGCGGTCGCGGGCGTAGTCGGCGACCCGGTGGGCGGGCACGCTCCAGTCGGATTCGAGCCACCACGTGGCGCCCGCGTCGGCCCATGGGCGCACGATCGCGGCGTCCGCTTCGGCATCGGTGCCGCTCGTGGCGCCCTCCTGCACGACGTCGAACGGGGCGTCGCCGAGGCCGGCCTGCTCGCGTTCGGCGCGGATCCACGCGGCCGCCTCGGCGGCGATCTCGGGCGTGTAGGTTCGCTGTTGCAGGAGCGGGTCGATGCCGTCGGCTTCGGGCGGTGCGTAGTTCGGAATCCAGCCGTCGTAGCGGGCGACGCGGCGCATCGAGCGCTTGCGCGGCCACACGCCGACGACCCACGTGGTGATGCGCGGTTCCTGGACGATGGCGGGCGGCAGCATCGAGTCGGTGCGGTGCGCGTGGTAGTGCTCACCCTCGTACTCGAACGGCTCGCCGCGCCAGAGGGGCTGCAGGAGCTCGAGTCCCTCGTCGAGGAGCTCGGCGCGCACCTTGCGGCCGGGGTCGTCTTCGAAGATCCAGAAGCGCTGCTCGACCTCGGCCGGCACGCCGAGCCCCGCAGAGAGGATGACCCGGCCGTTCGAGAGCCGGTCGACCGTCATCGTCTGCCCGGCGAGCTCCCACGGGCGCCGACGCGGCACGGGCGTGAGCATGGTGCCGAGCCGGATGCGGTCGGTCACCATCGCCGCGGCCGCGAGCGTCGCCCACGGATCGGTCGCCCAGATGCCCTCCCACACGAAGAAGGCGTCCCAACCGGATGCCTCGGCGAGCGGCGCGAGCTCGACCGCCAGGTTCGGATCCGTGCCGGTGAAGATGAACCCGTACTTCATGCGATCGACGCTATCCCCGACCCCCGACAGCGGGCTCACTCCACGTGATCTCGTGGTTGTAGAGCCAGTCGTTGCGGGTGTCGTCGCGCGCCTTCTTCAGGAACATCGGCAGCATGGCGTCGCGGATGGCGATGCCGAGCCGCGACGTCGTCACCCGCTTCTGCTTGTTGATGGCGCGGGCATAACCCACGACCGCTTCGGCGCGCGGCTGGCGCACGTGCTGGTACTCGGCGAACGCGCCGATGTGATCGGGTTCGTCGCGCAGGCACCGCGCGAGGGTGACGGCATCTTCGAGGGCGAGGGATGCCCCCTGGCCGGCGCTCGGCGAGATGGCGTGCACGGCATCGCCGACCGCCACGACCCGGCCGCGGCTCCAGTGCGGCACGTGCGCGAGGTCGTCTATCGGGTAGCCGCCCACCTCGCCGCTCGCGTGCTCGAGGATCTGCGGCACGGGATACGGATCGTCGGCGTGCAGCTCGCGCAGCTCCGCGAGCCACTCCCCCGCGGTCACCGTTCGCAGCGCAGCGCGGTCGGTCGCCGGGTGCGTGATGTTCGCGAACCAGTACACCTCGCCGCCGTCGCGCACGAGGTAGCCGAAGAAGGAGCGGCGGCCGAAGACCATGTGCTGTGTCTCGGGCGTCGGCGCGAGTCCTGGCACGTGGGCGAACCCGCCGAGGCCGACGAGTCCGCTGTACTCGGGTGCCGGGGCGGCCGGGTCGATGTGCCGGCGGGTGGGCGAGCCGATGCCGTCGGCGCCGATGAGGAGGTCGCCGGTCGCGGTGCGGCCGTCGGCGAACATCGCGTGCACCGCGGCATCCGTCTCCTGAATGGATTCGAGGCGCGCCCCGAAGGTGATCGGGATGCCGGCCTCCTGCACGGCCTCGCGCAGCACGCGATGCAGGATGCCGCGGCGCACGACGACGCCGCCGCGCTCGGGGTCGCGGGCGGGGCCGTTCGGCACCGTGCCGAGCTGCTTCCCGGTGCTCGACCACATGGCCATGTGCGGCGAGCGGTGCCCCCCGCTGACGAGCCGCTCGCGCAGCCCGAGGTGCTCCAGCACGGCGAGCCCGTTGCTTGCGACATTGAGGAACAGTCCCGCGTACTCGTCGGGTTGTTCGGCGGCTTCGAAGATCTCGACCTGCCAGCCGGCGCGATGGAGGAAGAGAGCGACGGCGGGGCCGGCGACTCCGCTTCCGATGATGAGGGCCCGTGACATGGGATGCTCCTTGAGTACACTGAAGCGAGACTCTCGATCATAGAGTCTCTCGATAGTAGAGAGAATACGAGCGGATGGCCGAGAAGTCAACGCGCGATCGAGAGATCGAGCGCGCCGGCGAGGTGATGCGCGAGTTCATGGCTCGCGCCGTGCTCTTCCAGGAGGCGGTCGCGAAATGGGGAGGCCTGAACAGCACCGACCTGCAGTGCGCGAGCCTCCTCATGAGCCAGGGCCCCGCGACGCCGGGTGAGCTCGCCGACCGCGCCGGGCTCACCGCCGGCGGAGGCATCACCACCGCGATCGATCGACTCGAGCGGGCCGGCTTCGTCACCCGCGAACGAGACCCGAACGATCGCCGCCGGGTCATCGTCACGGCGAACGCCGGCGCGATCCTCGAACGCTTCGGCGAGGTCTACGGCCGGGTCGGCGCCCGCTGGAACGACTACCTCGAAACCCTGAGCGACGAACAGGTCGCGTTCGCCAACGAGCTCTTCTCGCGTGCCGCCGAGTTGAACCGCGACGAGATCGACCGGCTCCGCGGGCAATGAGGCGCCTGCCAGAGTGCCACGAATCGCGGCTCGCACTACCGCCCACGCTTCGAGCGCCCTCTCACTTGCCGAGTACACGCGCTATCTCGCGCAGCTCGCGTGGGTGTACGAGGCCCTCGAGGAACGCGGCAGCCGTGAGGGCGACCCCGCCGTCTTCGATCCGGCACTCGCGCGCATGGCCGCGATCGACGCCGACCTGGCCGAACTCGGGGCATCCGACTGGCGGGCGGCCCACCCGCCGCTGCCCGCGACGGCCGCGTACGCATCGCACCTGCGCGAGATCCAGCGCGACGACGTGCGCTACCTCGCACACCATTACACGCGCTACCTCGGCGACCTCTCGGGCGGCCAGGCGATCGCCAAGCTCGTCGCGCGGCACTACAGCGCCACGCCCGATCAACTCGCCTTCTCCCGGTTCGACGTCGCCGAGCGCAGCGCCGAGCGCTACAAGCGCCGCTACCGCGAGGCGATGAACGACCTCGCACTCTCGCCCGAGCAGATCGAGGTGCTCATCGACGAGGTGCGGGCATCGTTCCGCTTGAACGGCGCCGTCTTCGAGGAGCTGGCGGGCTGAGCGACGGATGCCGCGGGCGGGCGTCATCCTCGCGGATGATTCGTCGCCCGCGCTCGGCCGGCCGAGGCAACCGCTGGGTAGACTTCAACGACACCACGACGCCTGATGACCCGGCATCCGCCGCGTCCGACGACAGGAGCCTCTTCCCGTGATCCACACCGCCCTCATCCCGTGGCTCGACCCCGAGACGATCATCGCGTCGGCCGGCCCCTGGGCGCTTCTGGTGGTCTGCTTCATCGTCTTCGCCGAGACCGGCCTGCTCGTCGGCTTCCTCCTGCCGGGCGACACGCTGCTCGTCATCTCCGGTCTGCTCTCGAACCCCGAACTGGTGCCGCCGAACGGCGTGTTCGGCGTGAACGTCTGGCTCGTGTCGATCCTCATCGGGCTCGCGGCGTTCGCGGGCGGCGAGGTCGGTTACGAGATCGGGCACCGTGGCGGGCCGAAGGTGTTCGAGCGCAAGGAGAGCGGGGTCTTCAGCGTCAAGAACGTCGAACGCACGAACGCGTTCTTCGAGCGGTTCGGTGGGCTCACGATCATCCTCGCGCGCTTCGTGCCGATCGTCCGTACCTTCGCCCCCGTCGCCGCGGGCGTCGGCCACATGAAGCGCCGGCGGTACTCGCTCTACAACTTCATCGGCGCCCTGATCTGGGGCTTCGGCCTCACGATGCTCGGTTTCGTCGTCAGCTTCATTCCGCCGGTCGCGTTCATCGTGCGCGAGTACATCGACATCATCCTGCTCGTCGCGGTGGGCGGCACGGCGCTCATCACGCTCTGGCACTACTTCAGCGAGCGCCACAAGGCGAAGAAGGCCGCCGCCGCGGGCGAAGACGTCACCACCGACGAGAACGAGGCCGAGCATCTCGCGCTCGACCCGAAGATCTTCGAGCGCCGGGCCGACGAGCACTGAACGCACCTCCGGTCACAGCATCACGGATGCTGCGACTGCTCGTGTTCGGCCCGCCCCGCGGGCTCCAGCTGGAACGTCGAGTGCGCGACGTCGAAGTGCGCGTCGAGGCATCGGCCGAGCTCATCGAGCAGCTCCCCGGTGCGGCCTGAGGCGAAGACCTCGGGCTCCACCTCGACGTGGGCGCTGAACACGTGGGAGCCTGACGTGATCGCCCACACGTGCACGTCATGCACGGCCACCACCCCGTTCGTCTCGAGGATGTGCTCGCGGATCTCGGCGACATCGGTGTCGGCCGGCGCCGACTCGAAGAGCACCCGCACGACGTCGCGCAGCAGCACCACGGCACGTGGCACGATGAGCGCCGCGATCAGGAGCGACGCGATCGGGTCGGCCGCGTCGAAGCCCGTGAGCACGATCACGACGGCGGCGGCGATGACGAGGAGCGACCCCACCATGTCGCCGAAGACCTCGAGATAGGCGCCTCGCAGGTTGATCGAGTCCTTCGCCCCGCCGCGGAGCACGAGCATCGCGGCGATGTTCGCGCCGAGTCCGATGGCCGCCACGACGAGCATCGGCACACCCTGCACCTCGTGCGCCGCTCCCCCGGCGCCCGTCGCCAGCCGCCCGATCGCACTGGCGGTGACCGAAACGGCGACGACCACGAGGATGACGCCGTTCACGAGCGCGCCGAACACCTCGGCGCGACGGTAGCCGTAGGTCTGGCGATCGGTCGCGGGGCGTGCCGCCACGACGGCGGCGACGAGGGCGACGACGAGGCCGATGAGATCGCTCGCCATGTGGCCCGCGTCGGCGAGCAGGGCGAGCGAGCCGCTCACAGCTGCGCCGATCAGCTGCACGACGAGGAACGCGCCGATGATCGCGATCGCGACCCAGAGCCGGGTGCGGTTCGTGGTCTGCGCATGCGCGTGCGCGTGGTCGTGTGAGTGTGCCATCCCTCTCAGCGTAGGTCGGGATGAGCCGATCGAGGCCAGATAGGAATGAGTCGCGTTCTCAGCCCTTCGCGTTCGACGACCCGCCGACCCACCTCGACTTTCGCAATCCCGTTCGGGTCTTGCGCACGGATGCGATCGGGTCCTTACTGGTGGAAGGAGCCGCACCACCCGGTGGCAATTTGTTGTGCCGCACCCGATGGCCCGGACGAAACAGTCCGCTCAAGGGTGCTTCTCGAGTCGGCAAACGGGCTCCAGTGAAACCATCGGAGGAACGACGATGTTCGCCAGAGTCAGCACCTACGAAACCGGTCCGGAAACTCCCTCGGACGCCCCATCGGAAGACATCATCAACCGCGCACTCGAGATGTCGGGATGCCGCGGGATCTACTACTTGCACGGGAAGGGAGCCGGTAAAGACCTGTCCATCACGCTCTGGGAAACCGAGGAAGCCATGGCCGCGAGCCGGGAGACGGCGAATAGGATCCGGACAGAGGCCAGCGCTGCGCAGAATACGCAGATCCTCGCTGTGGAGGAATTCGAAGTCAGCGTCAGCACTCTCAAGGACTGACCAGTTGCCGCGGCCGGTTGCACTCAGCCGCCGATGCGGGCGCTGACGCGCTCGAGCTCGGGCAGGAGCTCGGTGAACGCCTGCGCCCGGTGACTCCGGGCGTCCTTCTCCGCGGGGGCGAGCTCCGCCGAGGTGACCTCGAGCCCTTCGGGCTCGAAGATCGGGTCGTAGCCGAAGCCGTGCGACCCTCGCGGCTCGTAGGCGAGGTTGCCGCGCCATCGCCCCTCGGCGACGAACTCGTGTCCGCCGGGCAACAGCGCCTCGGGCACCACGAGCGCAATCGTGCACCGGAACTCGGCGCCGCGATTCGGCCGTCGGATGTCGGCGAGCTGGTCGAGCAGCAACCGCACGTTCGCCTCATCGCTGCCGGCGTGACCGGCCCAGCGGGACGAGAAGATGCCCGGCGCGGCCCCGAGCACGTCGACGACGATGCCGGAATCGTCGGCCAGTGCGATGCGACCGCTGTGCGCGGCAGCCGCACGGGCCTTGATGACCGCGTTCTCCGCGAACGTGACACCGTCCTCCACGGGCTCCGGCCCCTCGTACGGGTGCACGACGGCCTGCGGCATCCGCTCGCCGATGATTCGCTGGAACTCGCGCACCTTCTTCGGGTTGTGCGTTGCCAACACGAATTCGAGGCTCATGCCTGCGCCCCTTCAGTGACGTCGGCGAGCACGGACTGCTGGATGCGGGTGAGCTCGGCGGTGCCGGCGAGCGCGAGGTCGAGCAGCGAGTCGAGCTCGCGCCGATCGAACGGTGCGCCCTCGGCAGTGCCTTGAACCTCGACGAAGAGCCCACGCCCGGTGGCCACGACGTTCATGTCGGTCTCGGCGCGCACGTCTTCGACGTAGGCGAGGTCGAGCATCGGCACGCCGTCGATGATGCCCACGGAGACCGCCGACACGGTGTCGATGAGCGGCTTCGCGCGCTGGCCGATGAACTTCTTGTCTCGCGCCCACTCGATCGCGTCGGCGAGGGCGACGTAGGCGCCCGTGATCGCCGCGGTGCGCGTGCCGCCATCTGCTTGCAGCACGTCGCAGTCGATCTGGATGGTGTTCTCGCCAAGGCCCTTGGTGTCGACGACGGCGCGCAGACTCCGGCCGATGAGCCGGCTGATCTCGTGCGTGCGGCCGCCGATGCGTCCCTTCACCGACTCGCGGTCGTTGCGCGTGTTCGTCGCTCGGGGCAGCATCGCGTACTCGGCGGTGACCCAGCCCCTGCCCTTGCCCGACATCCAGCGCGGCACGCCGTTCGTGAACGACGCCGTGCACAGCACCTTCGTGCGGCCGAACGAGACGA
The Agromyces albus DNA segment above includes these coding regions:
- the rph gene encoding ribonuclease PH, which translates into the protein MTEASETITPTTAVRADGRTADELRVVTIERGWSDHAEGSALVSFGRTKVLCTASFTNGVPRWMSGKGRGWVTAEYAMLPRATNTRNDRESVKGRIGGRTHEISRLIGRSLRAVVDTKGLGENTIQIDCDVLQADGGTRTAAITGAYVALADAIEWARDKKFIGQRAKPLIDTVSAVSVGIIDGVPMLDLAYVEDVRAETDMNVVATGRGLFVEVQGTAEGAPFDRRELDSLLDLALAGTAELTRIQQSVLADVTEGAQA
- the rdgB gene encoding RdgB/HAM1 family non-canonical purine NTP pyrophosphatase; translated protein: MSLEFVLATHNPKKVREFQRIIGERMPQAVVHPYEGPEPVEDGVTFAENAVIKARAAAAHSGRIALADDSGIVVDVLGAAPGIFSSRWAGHAGSDEANVRLLLDQLADIRRPNRGAEFRCTIALVVPEALLPGGHEFVAEGRWRGNLAYEPRGSHGFGYDPIFEPEGLEVTSAELAPAEKDARSHRAQAFTELLPELERVSARIGG
- a CDS encoding cation diffusion facilitator family transporter, which codes for MAHSHDHAHAHAQTTNRTRLWVAIAIIGAFLVVQLIGAAVSGSLALLADAGHMASDLIGLVVALVAAVVAARPATDRQTYGYRRAEVFGALVNGVILVVVAVSVTASAIGRLATGAGGAAHEVQGVPMLVVAAIGLGANIAAMLVLRGGAKDSINLRGAYLEVFGDMVGSLLVIAAAVVIVLTGFDAADPIASLLIAALIVPRAVVLLRDVVRVLFESAPADTDVAEIREHILETNGVVAVHDVHVWAITSGSHVFSAHVEVEPEVFASGRTGELLDELGRCLDAHFDVAHSTFQLEPAGRAEHEQSQHP